The Alphaproteobacteria bacterium genome contains a region encoding:
- a CDS encoding TRAP transporter large permease subunit → MLLPELFAILMVVAVCALLFAGYPVALTLGGVSFAFALLAHLLGAMDIGLLHALPQRMFGVMTNTVLLAIPLFIFMGVMLERSRIAEDLLETMGRLFGSLPGGLGISVVLVGVLLAAAKGVVGATVVTIALITLPTMLRHGYDRRLAAGTVAATATLAQIMPPATVLVLLGDQLNNSYQAAQLAKGNFAPDSVSVSDLFAGAIVPGLTLVALYLAFIVAVAICRPAAVPPIRESAPGEGAFARVLKALVAPVLLIIVVLGSILIGLATPTEAAAVGAVGAVLLAALRRERAQGSAALCLGAFAALMVLRTLLDLRDGPGFALALIVMMALALGLLAALRAVHRAGYLVPTIVKTAQTTSMIFTILIGATLFSLVFRGLGGDDMVHRALGNLPGGAAGAILTVMIAMFLLGFVMDAFEIIFVVIPIVAPPLLQMPGVDPIWLGIMMAVNLQTSYMHPPLGPTLFFLRGVAPPEITTRHIYVGIIPFVLIQLAMLIVLWFAPGLATALPHLLYGS, encoded by the coding sequence GCTTCTCCCTGAACTCTTCGCCATCCTGATGGTCGTCGCCGTCTGCGCGCTGCTGTTCGCCGGCTACCCGGTCGCGCTCACGCTCGGCGGCGTGTCGTTTGCCTTCGCGCTCCTCGCGCATCTCCTCGGCGCAATGGACATCGGACTCCTGCACGCGCTGCCGCAGCGCATGTTCGGCGTGATGACCAACACGGTGCTGCTCGCCATCCCGCTGTTCATTTTCATGGGCGTGATGCTGGAGCGTTCGCGCATCGCCGAGGACCTCTTGGAAACCATGGGCCGCCTGTTCGGCTCGTTGCCGGGCGGCCTCGGCATCTCCGTCGTGCTCGTCGGCGTGCTGCTCGCAGCCGCCAAGGGCGTGGTGGGTGCGACGGTGGTCACCATCGCGCTGATCACGCTGCCGACCATGCTGCGCCACGGCTACGACCGGCGCCTTGCCGCTGGCACGGTGGCGGCCACCGCGACGCTCGCGCAGATCATGCCGCCCGCGACCGTGCTGGTGCTGCTTGGCGATCAGCTGAACAATTCTTATCAAGCCGCACAGCTCGCCAAGGGCAATTTTGCGCCGGACTCCGTTTCGGTCAGCGACCTGTTCGCCGGCGCGATCGTGCCAGGGCTGACGCTAGTCGCACTCTACCTCGCCTTCATCGTCGCGGTTGCCATTTGCCGCCCCGCCGCCGTGCCGCCAATCCGCGAGAGCGCGCCGGGGGAGGGAGCGTTCGCGCGGGTGCTGAAGGCACTCGTCGCGCCGGTGCTGCTGATCATCGTGGTGCTCGGCTCGATCCTGATCGGGCTGGCGACCCCGACCGAAGCCGCCGCCGTGGGCGCGGTCGGCGCGGTGCTGCTCGCTGCCTTGCGCCGCGAGCGTGCGCAAGGGTCCGCCGCGCTATGCCTCGGCGCCTTCGCCGCGCTGATGGTCTTACGCACGCTCCTCGACCTTCGCGACGGGCCCGGCTTTGCGCTTGCGCTGATCGTGATGATGGCGCTCGCGCTCGGCCTTCTCGCGGCACTGCGCGCCGTGCACCGCGCCGGCTATCTGGTGCCGACCATCGTGAAGACCGCCCAGACCACGTCGATGATCTTCACCATCCTGATCGGCGCGACGCTGTTCAGCCTCGTATTCCGCGGGCTCGGCGGCGACGACATGGTGCATCGCGCGCTGGGCAATCTACCGGGCGGCGCGGCCGGCGCGATCCTGACAGTGATGATCGCCATGTTCCTGCTCGGCTTCGTGATGGACGCTTTCGAGATCATCTTCGTGGTGATCCCGATCGTCGCACCGCCGCTGCTGCAGATGCCGGGCGTCGATCCAATCTGGCTCGGTATCATGATGGCGGTAAACCTGCAGACCTCCTACATGCACCCGCCGCTCGGGCCGACGCTGTTCTTCCTGCGCGGCGTCGCGCCGCCCGAGATCACCACTCGGCACATCTATGTCGGGATCATCCCGTTCGTGCTGATCCAGCTTGCGATGCTGATCGTGCTCTGGTTCGCGCCGGGGCTTGCGACCGCGTTGCCGCATCTGTTGTATGGCTCGTGA